The Melioribacteraceae bacterium genome includes a region encoding these proteins:
- a CDS encoding DUF935 family protein, with amino-acid sequence MKESILKKVQHLLKIFVSRKKMGVNVNGYLPDPDKILAENGYDYEILRDLIRDGHLSAAITQRKMQVMQMGWEIQYENEEIKKEAIEITRNLDLQKIASQLLDCILYGYEVAEIEYRKINGKIVPVELEEKPQEWFIYDSDNILRLRSRAGAGSRAGSRSGSRFYYIYEEGEKLPEYKFIITRNNPKYTNPYGEKLLSKCYWPVIFKRAAIEYWQLMAEKFGTPYFLARYPSTFTDAQIDELVNKLTEITENNVAAFRDDIPIEFKESMKYEVGGLFSNIITHYNSEISKVILTETLTLDIGKVGSYKAAETHREMLEFMGVRDKKLIEKSLNTLFDYYVKINYGLDIGPRIKLTKKESVIEETVQRDKTLYDMGIRFTEEYFNKRYNLNTVDYKIRKVNE; translated from the coding sequence ATGAAAGAATCGATATTGAAAAAGGTGCAGCATTTGCTGAAAATATTTGTCTCGCGAAAGAAGATGGGTGTGAATGTAAACGGATATCTGCCCGATCCGGATAAGATTCTTGCCGAGAACGGATATGATTATGAGATTCTGAGGGATCTTATTAGAGACGGGCATTTGTCGGCTGCAATTACACAACGGAAAATGCAGGTGATGCAGATGGGCTGGGAAATCCAATACGAGAATGAGGAGATTAAAAAAGAGGCGATTGAGATTACCAGAAACCTGGATCTGCAGAAAATAGCGAGTCAATTGCTTGACTGTATACTTTACGGATATGAAGTGGCTGAGATAGAGTATAGGAAAATAAACGGCAAGATAGTTCCCGTGGAGCTCGAGGAGAAACCGCAGGAGTGGTTCATTTATGACAGCGATAACATACTGAGGTTGAGATCAAGAGCAGGAGCAGGATCAAGAGCAGGATCAAGATCAGGATCAAGATTTTATTACATATATGAAGAGGGTGAGAAACTTCCTGAGTATAAATTCATTATTACTAGAAATAATCCGAAGTATACTAATCCCTACGGCGAAAAGCTTTTATCGAAATGCTACTGGCCTGTGATTTTTAAGAGGGCTGCCATAGAATACTGGCAGCTTATGGCTGAGAAGTTCGGTACTCCCTACTTCCTTGCGAGGTATCCGAGCACTTTTACGGACGCGCAGATTGACGAACTTGTGAATAAGCTGACCGAAATAACAGAGAATAACGTGGCGGCGTTCAGAGACGATATACCGATTGAGTTTAAGGAATCTATGAAATATGAGGTGGGCGGTTTGTTCTCGAACATAATTACGCATTACAATTCGGAGATATCCAAAGTAATTTTAACGGAAACGCTGACGCTGGATATCGGGAAAGTGGGATCTTATAAGGCGGCCGAGACGCACCGGGAGATGCTGGAGTTTATGGGTGTTAGGGATAAGAAGCTTATTGAGAAGAGCCTGAATACCCTCTTCGATTATTATGTGAAGATAAATTACGGGCTGGATATTGGTCCCAGAATAAAGCTTACGAAGAAAGAGAGCGTTATAGAGGAAACTGTCCAGCGGGATAAAACTCTTTACGACATGGGAATAAGGTTTACGGAGGAGTACTTTAATAAGAGGTATAATCTGAATACGGTAGATTATAAAATCAGGAAAGTAAATGAATAA
- a CDS encoding response regulator, with protein MANKVRILHLEDNEFDSELLISTLTGEGINFYVQRVSHKKEFIDEVTYNNYDLIISDNALPDFNGIEALRQAKRIQPSTPFIFLSGTLEEDIAIEAMRWGASDYVLKDKPSKLGLTIKRVLNEFERKKELDLANKKIQESEEKYRLITENSADAIFVTNPQGEYVYVNPEATKLLGYSKEELLQMTILNLAPPDLINDYLNLFQKVINDKRAFFELELQKKDGSILLVDLNAVVLPNGFIYGSCRDISVRKMAENEIIKAKEKAEEMNRMKSYFLSNMSHELRTPMIAIIGYADLLREEIVELEHKKMLDGIVEGATRLISTFQNILELSRFESSSSNLKTSVFSLQDIIEECLDPLFKIAARKNLYLKTVMPSNKILVDIEPGMFKNAVFQLVDNGIKFTKNGGVIVKVSSKIINDQIRALIEITDSGVGIKPEDIKKIFGEFRQASEGLNRSFEGLGVGLHLVNKIIELMNGEISVDSQVGKGTSITISLPVKLTEEELSNEIAFRNKTSAVEELSVNQIDKKPSVLLVEDNPLNKDVIHYYIKENYSITDCSDGISALVIAARSLYDIVLMDINLGDGIDGIETLNRLRRIDNYLNIPIIAVTAYVMPEDRERILNQGFDGYLPKPFTKETINKLLGKYLK; from the coding sequence ATGGCAAACAAAGTTCGTATTCTGCATCTCGAAGATAATGAATTTGATTCTGAACTATTAATATCTACTTTGACCGGAGAAGGTATCAATTTTTATGTCCAACGGGTTTCTCATAAAAAAGAATTTATTGATGAAGTAACTTATAATAATTACGATTTAATTATCTCCGATAATGCACTGCCCGATTTTAATGGTATTGAAGCTTTACGCCAGGCTAAACGTATTCAACCTTCAACTCCGTTCATTTTTCTTTCCGGAACACTTGAAGAAGATATTGCTATTGAAGCTATGAGATGGGGTGCTTCCGATTATGTCCTGAAAGATAAACCTTCCAAGTTAGGTCTTACAATTAAAAGAGTATTAAATGAATTCGAAAGGAAAAAGGAATTAGATCTTGCAAATAAAAAAATTCAAGAGAGTGAAGAAAAATATCGTCTCATTACAGAAAATTCAGCCGACGCAATATTTGTTACTAATCCGCAAGGTGAATATGTTTATGTCAATCCGGAAGCTACTAAGCTGCTCGGTTATTCCAAAGAAGAATTACTGCAAATGACTATTCTAAATCTTGCTCCTCCTGATTTAATTAATGATTACTTGAATCTGTTCCAGAAGGTCATTAATGATAAAAGAGCTTTTTTTGAACTTGAACTTCAGAAAAAAGATGGTTCGATTCTTCTGGTCGACTTAAATGCTGTTGTTCTTCCGAATGGTTTTATTTACGGAAGTTGCCGCGATATTTCGGTTAGAAAAATGGCTGAGAATGAAATTATTAAAGCTAAGGAAAAAGCTGAAGAAATGAACCGCATGAAATCTTATTTTCTTTCAAATATGAGTCATGAATTAAGAACTCCTATGATCGCTATTATTGGTTACGCTGATTTACTTCGCGAAGAAATTGTTGAATTAGAACATAAAAAAATGCTCGATGGAATTGTGGAAGGGGCAACTAGATTAATTTCTACGTTCCAGAATATCCTGGAACTTTCAAGGTTCGAATCTTCTTCATCCAATTTGAAAACTTCTGTTTTTTCTTTACAGGATATTATAGAGGAATGTCTTGACCCGCTTTTTAAAATTGCAGCCCGTAAAAATCTGTATCTTAAAACCGTTATGCCTTCTAATAAAATACTTGTTGATATCGAACCGGGTATGTTTAAAAATGCTGTTTTTCAATTAGTTGATAACGGAATCAAGTTTACCAAAAATGGAGGAGTAATCGTTAAGGTTAGTTCAAAAATTATTAATGACCAGATTAGAGCTTTAATTGAAATCACCGATTCAGGTGTTGGTATTAAACCAGAAGATATTAAAAAAATATTTGGTGAATTTAGGCAGGCAAGTGAAGGACTTAATAGATCCTTTGAAGGATTAGGCGTTGGACTCCATTTAGTAAACAAGATTATTGAACTCATGAATGGTGAAATTAGTGTTGATAGCCAGGTTGGTAAAGGTACCTCTATTACAATTTCACTTCCTGTTAAATTAACAGAAGAAGAACTTTCTAATGAAATTGCCTTTAGGAATAAGACTTCCGCTGTTGAAGAACTGTCTGTAAATCAAATTGATAAAAAACCTTCTGTTCTTCTAGTGGAAGACAATCCTTTAAATAAAGATGTTATTCATTATTACATTAAGGAAAACTACTCAATAACAGATTGTTCTGATGGTATTTCTGCTCTGGTTATTGCTGCACGTTCCTTATATGATATTGTGTTGATGGATATTAATTTAGGTGATGGAATTGACGGTATCGAAACACTTAATAGATTACGGCGTATTGATAATTATTTAAATATTCCGATAATTGCCGTTACTGCTTACGTTATGCCTGAAGATAGAGAAAGAATCCTTAATCAGGGATTTGATGGTTATCTCCCTAAACCATTCACAAAAGAAACAATTAATAAATTATTAGGTAAATATCTGAAGTAA
- a CDS encoding response regulator has protein sequence MKKFKRILYAEDNLKDRELTLAVFEEHKLANDIICVSDGEEALDYLFKRGRYSNIENNQLSVILLDIKMPKVDGIEVLRQIRSDNNLKHVPVVILTSSREERDLIESYKLGVNAYVVKPLDFNEFVEAVKNLGLFWALINETI, from the coding sequence ATGAAAAAGTTTAAAAGAATTCTTTATGCCGAAGATAATCTAAAAGATAGAGAACTTACATTAGCGGTTTTTGAGGAACATAAACTCGCCAATGATATAATTTGTGTCTCTGACGGTGAAGAAGCTTTGGATTATCTATTTAAAAGAGGTAGGTACTCTAATATTGAAAACAACCAGTTGTCGGTTATCTTATTGGATATTAAAATGCCTAAAGTCGATGGCATTGAAGTATTGCGCCAGATCAGAAGTGATAACAACCTGAAACATGTCCCGGTCGTTATTCTTACTTCTTCACGCGAAGAAAGAGATTTGATCGAAAGCTATAAATTAGGTGTCAATGCCTACGTTGTCAAACCGCTTGATTTTAATGAGTTTGTTGAAGCTGTTAAAAATCTTGGTCTTTTTTGGGCTTTAATTAATGAAACAATTTAA
- a CDS encoding ATP-binding protein yields MDPVRIYKVLSKYLSFIVSLIGLGLFIGWFFNDSILDQFYFKNDVMKPSSSISFILSGICLWLLNSSERIKWRIQIINAGAVIILIISGLTLFTSFFKLEFGIDSLFESISPIKKINSIGMAPASAVNFFIIGSSILSSRKLNYNALKILVALIIPISLFAFLNYFIDSQSLLYPDNFTPISLLSSISFLLFAVGYFLYLSENNANLLGSNFSRFKNVWSPFLLTVVLITLASLLRIWPLHSLGARTMWVTFYPAVTLVAIYGGFGPGLFATFFSCFVILFLWPIFVAVPFIKDNGDWLSMAIYISTCGIISYIAEVALRSKEKIKLINKQLSVVNIEFEKEIETRQAAEKEIKQLNLELESKVLKRTEELEQANNILRKSEERFRSTLDNMLEGCQIIGFDWRYIYLNDSADKHNRRHKDELLGNKYTDMWPGIDQLEIYRIIKKTMDERITQHIENEFNFPDGSKGWFELSIQPVPEGVFILSYDISDRKKSEVELHNLNLELEQRIKQRTAELETVNKELEAFSYSVSHDLRAPLRHINGFVKLLHDSNTSNMDAKSKRYLKIITASANEMGILIDDLLNFSKMGRASLKYSIIDFNFLVGNVITEIKNSSENSNIEWNLCQLPSLSADSSLMRVVFVNLINNAVKYSRKASSPIIEIGSFSNPDNKIVFYVKDNGAGFDMKYAHKLFGVFQRLHSAEEYEGTGIGLATVRRIVHKHGGETWAEGEFNKGATFYFSLPFNSH; encoded by the coding sequence ATGGATCCTGTTAGAATTTATAAAGTCCTTTCAAAATATTTAAGTTTTATTGTTTCCTTAATAGGGCTTGGCCTTTTTATCGGTTGGTTCTTCAACGACTCGATTCTCGACCAGTTTTATTTTAAAAACGATGTAATGAAACCAAGTTCATCTATTTCATTTATCCTCTCCGGAATTTGTCTCTGGCTTCTTAATAGTTCAGAACGAATTAAATGGAGAATTCAAATTATCAATGCCGGTGCAGTAATAATATTAATTATAAGCGGATTAACACTGTTTACAAGTTTTTTTAAACTGGAATTTGGTATCGATTCTCTTTTTGAATCGATAAGCCCCATTAAAAAAATAAATTCTATTGGAATGGCACCTGCTTCTGCGGTTAATTTTTTTATTATCGGGTCCTCTATTTTATCTTCTCGCAAGCTTAACTATAATGCTCTGAAAATCCTTGTCGCTCTAATCATCCCGATCTCTTTGTTCGCATTTCTTAATTATTTTATCGATAGTCAATCCCTTCTCTACCCGGATAATTTTACTCCTATTTCCTTATTATCTTCAATCTCTTTTCTCCTTTTTGCTGTTGGATATTTTTTATATCTGTCGGAAAATAATGCCAATTTATTAGGAAGTAACTTCTCCAGATTTAAAAATGTGTGGAGTCCTTTCCTTTTAACTGTTGTGTTAATTACACTAGCTTCTCTTCTTAGAATATGGCCCTTACATTCATTAGGTGCAAGAACTATGTGGGTCACTTTTTATCCGGCAGTTACTTTAGTTGCTATTTACGGAGGATTCGGTCCTGGTCTGTTTGCTACCTTTTTTTCATGCTTCGTAATTTTGTTTTTATGGCCCATCTTTGTTGCTGTCCCTTTTATTAAAGATAATGGCGATTGGCTTAGTATGGCAATTTATATAAGTACCTGCGGAATTATTTCATACATCGCTGAAGTTGCACTCCGTAGCAAAGAGAAAATTAAACTTATTAATAAGCAGTTGTCAGTAGTCAATATTGAATTTGAAAAAGAAATTGAAACTAGACAGGCGGCGGAAAAAGAAATTAAACAACTTAACCTGGAACTTGAATCTAAAGTCTTGAAAAGAACTGAAGAACTGGAACAAGCAAATAATATCTTAAGAAAAAGTGAAGAAAGGTTTCGCTCTACTCTTGATAATATGTTGGAGGGATGCCAGATCATCGGATTCGACTGGCGTTATATTTATCTAAATGATTCTGCTGATAAACATAACCGTCGTCACAAAGATGAACTCCTTGGAAATAAGTATACTGATATGTGGCCCGGAATTGATCAACTTGAGATTTACCGCATAATTAAAAAAACTATGGATGAACGTATTACTCAACATATTGAAAATGAATTCAATTTCCCGGACGGCTCCAAAGGATGGTTTGAGCTTAGCATTCAACCCGTGCCTGAAGGAGTTTTTATTCTTTCTTATGACATTTCCGATCGGAAGAAATCTGAAGTGGAATTACATAATCTAAATCTTGAACTTGAACAGCGGATTAAACAACGTACCGCTGAACTCGAAACCGTAAATAAAGAATTGGAAGCGTTTTCTTATTCTGTCTCACACGATCTTCGTGCTCCCCTCCGGCATATAAATGGCTTTGTTAAGTTGTTGCATGATTCCAATACTTCCAATATGGATGCAAAAAGCAAGCGGTATCTAAAAATAATCACGGCCTCTGCAAATGAAATGGGAATTCTAATCGACGATTTATTGAATTTCTCTAAAATGGGCAGAGCTTCTCTTAAATATTCTATTATCGATTTTAACTTCCTGGTTGGAAATGTTATAACGGAAATTAAGAATTCTTCCGAAAACTCTAATATTGAGTGGAATTTATGTCAACTTCCATCTCTTTCCGCAGATTCGTCATTGATGAGAGTTGTATTCGTTAATCTTATTAATAATGCTGTTAAATATTCTAGAAAAGCATCCTCACCAATAATTGAAATTGGATCCTTCAGCAATCCGGATAATAAAATAGTTTTTTATGTTAAAGATAATGGTGCTGGATTCGATATGAAGTATGCTCATAAATTATTTGGTGTCTTTCAACGACTTCATTCTGCTGAAGAATATGAAGGCACTGGCATAGGTCTCGCAACTGTTAGAAGAATTGTCCATAAGCATGGTGGCGAGACCTGGGCTGAAGGCGAATTTAATAAAGGTGCTACTTTTTATTTTTCACTTCCTTTTAACAGCCATTGA
- a CDS encoding SprT family zinc-dependent metalloprotease, with product MLDQLQLTLTRSARKTLSIYIERDGSITVHAPKNLPLAKVEEVLKKKEYRIYKVWTEQRILNESHRNREFVSGQSFLYLGRSYALKLIDTIEEPLVLKNGRFYLRKSEKVKAKEHFVNFYKTNGFPKIIKRIEDYKKKLGVSPNKVRIIDIQNRWASCTQEGNLNFHWKCIMAPYAVLNYIVVHELVHLKIKNHTKAFWNEVDKLIPNYLDKVDWLKKNGAGMDL from the coding sequence ATGCTTGATCAATTACAATTAACATTAACTCGTAGTGCTCGTAAAACACTTAGCATCTATATTGAACGCGATGGTTCAATTACTGTTCACGCGCCAAAGAATTTACCTTTGGCTAAAGTTGAAGAAGTTCTCAAGAAGAAAGAATATCGTATTTATAAGGTATGGACTGAACAAAGAATATTAAATGAATCTCATAGAAATAGAGAATTTGTAAGTGGCCAATCATTTCTTTACTTAGGTAGGAGTTATGCGTTAAAACTAATAGATACAATTGAAGAACCCCTTGTATTAAAAAACGGTCGTTTTTATTTAAGGAAATCAGAAAAGGTTAAAGCCAAAGAACACTTCGTGAATTTTTATAAAACAAATGGTTTCCCAAAAATCATAAAAAGAATTGAAGATTATAAAAAGAAGTTAGGAGTAAGCCCGAATAAAGTGAGAATCATAGATATTCAAAACCGTTGGGCTTCATGCACTCAAGAAGGTAATCTTAATTTTCATTGGAAATGTATAATGGCTCCTTACGCAGTGCTAAATTATATTGTTGTTCATGAACTGGTTCATTTGAAAATAAAAAATCATACTAAAGCATTTTGGAATGAAGTTGATAAACTAATCCCAAATTATTTAGATAAAGTTGATTGGCTCAAAAAGAACGGCGCCGGTATGGATTTGTAA
- a CDS encoding HsdR family type I site-specific deoxyribonuclease — MPEYLNIEKPFLKKLYQIGWEPVIDQGEGIPQDPKSSARKTFKDVILADIFKDSIRKINLTDDGKEWLTPNHLDQLLRGFTALTAPSLYEANKQAHYLLLKGTVKENPITCINTPVKFIDFKNPLNNSFVAINQFRLDTPGSTKNHIRPDIVLFVNGLPFVVIECKDFDCSEPLSEAFDQIRRYANLRDDRYGVKEGEERLFHTNLFSIITHGTEARFGSISADFDYYYNWKDIFPEENKKYFDKDINEELELELKPEERQDVLIHGMLNREVVIDILKHFTVFMTTDSGKEVKVVCRYQQYRAVHKIIHRIRTQPTPFDRSGVIWHTQGSGKSLTMVFLIRRMRAYEDLKEYKVILINDRTDLEEQLSKTADLTEEKVTVIEHRADLEKELSPAIPNLNMVMVHKFLEEKIRYSSSLMKAYVEEGVVPEYESFATISESDKIILLIDEAHRTQGGIMSENIFDAFPESTKIAFTGTPLLTDRHKLKTHQRFNSFIDTYKMKDSVDDRATLDILYIGRTSKDQILDKNIFRNEFEDMFKSRTKEEKEEIIRRYGNMIAYLESEKRVIKISEDIIEHYTREILPNGFKAQVVASSIKGAVLYKYEIENALKKKIDAEKAKPDGEKDDELIKQMEFCKVAAYVTQVSNNEEAFITKARNDAAELKAKDNFKKDFNFEKPDTGVAILCVCDRLLTGFDAPIEQVMYLDKNLREHDLLQAVARVNRPKGAFKKNGIVVDYYGVAEHLREALAIYNDDKVDQKSLDDLNAFFRDLNKELPALEARYQRLIKFFIENDVKDIEKFVQQKIDNQYYEFEVAEKCIELAATPKFRAELDVYLRHFFSSLDLLFNVKDADKYWVPAKRFGYLLIRIRNRYKDETMDLKWAGAKVRKLIDKYLVSFGIESKIPPVSLLSEDFPKEVAKFALNPKSKASEMEHAIRKHIKVEMEKDPALFMSLEERLDNIVKNHADDWDRQVLEFEKLRDDLRQGRENDNNYVSKEKAPFFDLMIAITYQTEKPSEEDLKNIARITEIVINHILYALNDHNLWQHDAAIHELEGKVKDELKYFSGIESISKKHDVITAELIKLARNREQELRRIKNA, encoded by the coding sequence ATGCCTGAATATCTCAACATTGAAAAACCATTTCTAAAAAAACTTTATCAAATTGGCTGGGAACCTGTAATCGATCAAGGTGAGGGAATTCCTCAAGACCCAAAATCAAGCGCACGCAAAACATTTAAGGATGTCATTCTTGCAGATATTTTTAAAGATTCAATTCGTAAAATTAACCTTACCGATGATGGTAAAGAATGGCTTACCCCGAATCACCTTGACCAATTGTTGAGAGGATTTACCGCTTTAACCGCGCCAAGTCTTTACGAAGCTAATAAACAAGCACATTATCTTTTACTTAAAGGAACAGTTAAAGAAAACCCAATAACTTGCATAAACACTCCTGTAAAATTTATTGATTTTAAAAATCCTCTTAACAATTCTTTTGTAGCGATCAACCAATTCCGCTTAGATACTCCCGGTTCTACTAAAAATCATATTCGTCCAGATATTGTCTTATTTGTCAATGGACTTCCGTTTGTGGTTATTGAGTGCAAAGATTTTGATTGCAGCGAACCTCTTTCTGAAGCTTTTGATCAAATACGCCGTTATGCAAATCTTAGAGATGATCGTTATGGCGTTAAGGAAGGAGAGGAACGTCTATTTCATACAAATTTATTTAGCATAATTACCCACGGAACGGAAGCGCGTTTTGGTTCAATTTCTGCCGATTTTGATTACTATTATAATTGGAAGGATATTTTCCCGGAAGAAAACAAAAAGTATTTTGATAAAGACATTAATGAAGAATTGGAACTCGAACTAAAACCGGAAGAGCGTCAAGATGTATTAATCCATGGTATGCTTAATAGAGAAGTTGTCATAGATATTTTAAAACACTTCACTGTATTTATGACAACCGACAGCGGGAAAGAAGTGAAAGTTGTTTGCCGCTACCAGCAATATCGCGCGGTTCATAAGATCATTCACAGAATTAGAACTCAACCAACTCCATTCGATCGATCCGGTGTTATTTGGCATACTCAAGGTTCTGGTAAATCATTAACCATGGTTTTCTTAATTCGCAGAATGCGTGCTTATGAAGACTTGAAAGAATACAAAGTTATTTTAATTAATGATAGAACCGATCTGGAGGAACAACTTAGTAAAACAGCCGATCTTACTGAAGAAAAAGTTACTGTAATAGAACATCGTGCTGATCTTGAAAAAGAATTAAGTCCGGCAATTCCAAATCTTAATATGGTTATGGTCCACAAATTTCTCGAAGAAAAAATCCGATATTCTTCAAGCTTGATGAAAGCTTACGTTGAGGAAGGAGTTGTTCCCGAATATGAATCTTTTGCAACAATCAGTGAATCGGATAAAATCATTTTACTCATTGATGAAGCTCATCGAACACAAGGCGGTATAATGAGCGAAAATATATTTGATGCCTTTCCTGAATCAACTAAAATCGCTTTCACTGGAACCCCACTTCTTACAGATAGGCACAAACTAAAAACGCACCAGCGTTTTAACAGCTTTATTGATACATATAAAATGAAAGATTCCGTTGATGATCGAGCGACACTTGATATACTTTATATTGGACGCACAAGTAAAGATCAGATACTTGATAAAAATATATTCCGTAATGAATTTGAGGATATGTTTAAGTCTAGAACAAAAGAAGAAAAAGAGGAGATCATTAGACGTTACGGGAACATGATTGCTTATCTCGAATCTGAAAAAAGAGTTATCAAAATTTCAGAAGATATAATTGAACATTATACAAGGGAAATATTACCAAATGGTTTCAAAGCGCAAGTTGTCGCGAGTTCAATAAAAGGAGCTGTTCTTTATAAATACGAAATTGAAAATGCTTTAAAGAAAAAAATAGATGCGGAAAAAGCAAAACCGGATGGTGAAAAGGATGATGAACTAATTAAACAAATGGAGTTTTGTAAAGTTGCGGCTTATGTTACACAAGTCAGTAATAATGAAGAAGCTTTCATAACTAAAGCAAGAAATGATGCTGCTGAATTAAAGGCAAAGGATAATTTTAAGAAAGATTTCAATTTTGAAAAACCGGACACCGGAGTTGCCATTTTATGTGTTTGCGATCGACTTCTTACTGGTTTCGATGCGCCAATTGAACAAGTCATGTATCTTGATAAAAATTTACGAGAACATGATTTATTACAAGCCGTCGCTAGGGTTAATCGTCCTAAAGGCGCTTTTAAAAAGAATGGAATTGTAGTTGATTATTATGGCGTTGCCGAACATTTAAGAGAAGCATTGGCTATTTACAATGATGATAAAGTAGATCAAAAGTCTCTCGATGATTTAAATGCATTCTTTCGTGATTTGAATAAAGAATTACCTGCTCTTGAAGCTCGCTATCAAAGATTAATTAAATTCTTCATTGAAAACGATGTTAAGGATATCGAAAAATTTGTTCAACAAAAAATTGATAATCAGTATTATGAATTTGAAGTAGCAGAAAAATGCATTGAACTTGCTGCTACCCCAAAGTTTAGAGCTGAACTTGATGTTTATCTTCGTCATTTCTTCTCAAGTCTGGATTTGCTTTTTAATGTCAAAGACGCCGATAAGTATTGGGTCCCCGCTAAAAGATTTGGTTACTTGCTTATTAGAATTAGAAACCGTTACAAAGATGAAACTATGGATTTAAAATGGGCTGGCGCTAAGGTTCGCAAGCTAATTGATAAATATTTAGTGTCATTTGGTATTGAAAGCAAAATTCCACCTGTAAGTTTGCTTTCCGAGGATTTTCCTAAAGAGGTGGCAAAGTTCGCGTTGAATCCAAAATCTAAAGCATCTGAAATGGAACATGCAATAAGAAAACACATTAAAGTCGAAATGGAGAAAGACCCTGCTCTTTTCATGAGCTTGGAAGAACGTCTTGATAATATTGTTAAAAATCACGCCGATGATTGGGATCGACAAGTATTAGAATTTGAAAAACTTCGTGATGATCTGAGACAAGGGAGAGAAAATGATAACAATTATGTATCTAAAGAAAAAGCTCCTTTCTTCGATCTAATGATCGCAATTACATATCAAACTGAAAAACCATCTGAAGAAGACTTAAAGAATATCGCTAGAATTACCGAAATAGTAATTAACCACATTCTTTATGCTTTGAATGACCATAATCTTTGGCAGCATGATGCGGCAATTCATGAGTTGGAAGGAAAGGTTAAAGATGAACTAAAGTATTTTTCTGGGATAGAATCAATTTCAAAGAAGCACGATGTAATTACAGCAGAACTTATTAAATTAGCAAGAAATCGAGAACAAGAATTACGAAGAATTAAAAATGCTTGA
- a CDS encoding nucleotidyl transferase AbiEii/AbiGii toxin family protein, with translation MNETAVKKWFELQDATKQNIFVEISNKSGLPAAAVEKDWWVVRTLDLVFNMDVAPHTVFKGGTSLSKAWKLIDRFSEDIDLALDRKFLGFAEQLTQSQVKKLRERSCSYIVDTFAPALISVYKEAGFQSLEIKVAPTTSDDQDPLIIEVNYPSVTETSEYILPRVLIEIGSRSLIEPNTQKSFSSLVGEYYKEQSFADDDITIPAVNPERTFLEKIFLLHEEFQKTPDKIRVDRLSRHLYDIERIMDSEYGQIALSDSKLYNHIVEHRSSITRIRGIDYSNHVPSKINFIPPDSLIEEWKNDYKLMQESMIYKESLPFDKLLERLITLKTNINQLTF, from the coding sequence ATGAATGAAACTGCGGTGAAAAAATGGTTTGAACTTCAAGACGCTACTAAACAAAATATTTTTGTGGAGATTAGTAATAAATCTGGTTTGCCCGCTGCCGCGGTTGAAAAAGATTGGTGGGTTGTTCGAACACTCGACTTGGTTTTTAATATGGATGTAGCTCCTCATACTGTCTTCAAAGGAGGAACATCTTTAAGTAAAGCGTGGAAACTTATTGATCGGTTTTCTGAGGATATTGATCTGGCGCTTGATCGTAAATTTTTGGGCTTTGCTGAACAGCTGACTCAATCTCAAGTTAAAAAGCTTAGAGAACGCTCTTGCAGCTACATTGTTGACACATTTGCCCCGGCGCTAATCTCGGTTTATAAAGAAGCCGGTTTTCAAAGCCTGGAAATCAAAGTCGCGCCAACAACTTCAGACGATCAAGACCCTCTGATTATCGAGGTAAACTATCCAAGCGTTACGGAAACCTCGGAGTACATTTTGCCAAGAGTCTTAATTGAAATTGGAAGCCGCTCTTTAATAGAGCCAAATACTCAAAAATCTTTTTCATCCCTTGTTGGCGAATATTATAAAGAACAATCCTTTGCTGATGACGATATAACTATCCCGGCTGTGAACCCGGAACGAACATTCCTTGAAAAAATATTCCTATTGCATGAAGAGTTTCAAAAAACTCCCGATAAAATTCGTGTTGATAGATTAAGCCGGCATTTATACGACATTGAAAGAATAATGGATTCTGAATATGGTCAAATAGCGCTGTCCGATTCTAAATTATACAACCATATTGTTGAACATCGGAGCTCAATTACTCGTATTAGAGGAATAGACTATTCGAATCATGTCCCTTCCAAAATAAATTTTATTCCGCCCGATTCTTTAATAGAAGAATGGAAAAATGATTACAAGCTGATGCAAGAAAGTATGATTTATAAAGAATCTCTTCCTTTTGATAAACTTTTAGAAAGATTAATAACTCTAAAGACTAATATAAATCAACTAACTTTCTAG